One genomic region from Osmerus mordax isolate fOsmMor3 chromosome 4, fOsmMor3.pri, whole genome shotgun sequence encodes:
- the LOC136942045 gene encoding zinc finger C3H1 domain-containing protein-like isoform X2, which translates to MDLKPSNLSPREEGELEDGEICDDETEEKVLVQQGLRPSSRTIPNSQRTRKSKQKPHMLPSLIPQDFRLLMPYNRGPHLHSPFPINHRQQGGPSGPDRPPPPGLPLGPDQRPRSSFWERSHSALGRFRHRGKPNEGHGDWDRVGWGDLLAGGREPGRPPPGRYGSGENHNIRESPTRKKVFARNQMRKPVHNVAKTENGVDESFEDLLSKYKQIQLELECIRKEETMALKPDESPSKEAEVSVSISRVDPVADTNTVPSDDAADDTERAEKKAFQAFPLKPLRQKLLKPAELDALKTRPSELEIRDGDQEAEKESVEETGVVEEKGPIDLTANSEGEEGKEEGEDDKTNTGMCCSESDDSPPSPVNPCAPQVKLKGKGKDEDEELSELQLRLLALQSASRKWQQQEQQVMKESKERIAKASQEKSASPSAGPPDRGRVTTRSASSAAAERAKALAKPQERAKVLAKPQERAKAGARAPGERGKGPAKPQAGRKGVNPGDKGPGSAAKQAFRKQQLHTWKLQQQREVEEKRREVEEERREVEEERRRREEEIRKIRDLSNQDEQYNRFMKLVGGKRQTRSKSKDNERKSVGKQGLDTSGNLYQYDNYDEVAMDTDSETNSPVPSPVHNPFADNALCFPVLNPFTMDSPEYRMDSGQRFLSVIPAAVPPPPPPPAPPLDEHDQPPKPPFADEEEEEEMLLRETCLMSMANKRVNAPEETSDSGPPSPVPAPASLPQPAPRGNLQTVSLNIASLNVLTQSRGSKFARGHHVPRVPLVLPRHKTVVVQLNNSDDSDSDEQEASSSTPSVFGGLEFMIKEARRTVEAAKPKAAAEKENHPVRAPDNLPAAKKAEYRLLREEIASREKKKTLKDQGAVASPAGSDSEADLVAKAAAELCLSEAEDRLSKHRELLQRDEAVLRQLLLQESRKKESLKAAEGKVLKLKEQLLASEKIVSANRTLLKKLQEQVNRVEHRVLIKKNHSVRLERELTQAQAATGRGQKRRADTSILQPWKLQRVDSSGRYLADLIAQKQRLQQLESEYALKIQKLKQAQALRHRGLAPEAPALPSTPPRPPTPPPPPPSPFPVPQPSRHDLTQDKLTLDSEDAEDGNEPEPAVPSGATGGSRRLSFPEPGASTKPKLELAAGSAAKDGAVKPTKATVGSGEPSELFLGLDVEALRLKHQQQARLGDLLLGELRTMGGWEERNPSEKVLAVDVEAVMPQTGRAELKPVPFGSYRSPLLVFRSYRFSPYFRTKEKMSLSSVTLSNTIEARTCFCRFDLTGTCNDDDCKWQHMRNCTFSGNQLFQDILSYNLPLIGCSDSSNNDEICAATEKYIKKLFGANKDRMGMDQKAVLLVSKVNESKRHIPPFTTCKDTRTWRPQPSWKASPNTGDDSGDEGLEGCTAAVKYDDVSKTRLPSLDVCVLPEDKRYFTSETDDISNLETSVLESPRDTQLWIKLAFKYLSQKDTSSSECLDAALNTLSRALEDNRDNPEIWCHYLRLFSRRGARAEVQEMCEMAVEHAADFQVWWTYLSLESSFEGKDYVCERLLRFLLGQAASSPTDKLSFLLLEALLYRVQLSLFTGRMQSALAFLQSALKSANGRSIADHLMVSDRALAWLSYIHLTEFDSLPASLYDPADSNPSRLVSTEPLMLPWVTQQDISTPPDILVALFQDAVRQCSDERLPLKERTLACLPLHTNLITLNTLLERYEKGVELCESLLVPCPESCALLDALANLHVRRGHSDEAVRVWLRALAECPHNAEIFYHACKFLITQDKPEIIEPLFRGFVLSFCQNDESDRQPADVLRFILGVPTEDVLRSPVIKKQLQEQITHQMPYLHLVHCCWQWAHGGVGVAVDAFESALGSVMQLDVLHKLWMDYLVFTSSKFLGSQATGREFRMFADLVQRCLVTVPSRLEVPFSSARYWSCFAFHNKVVSLYLSCLPGSQHPLVLERLRYTMPTNTHLALRLLHQEWMDGNVEHLKFQARTLSASIPNCLANWKIAITVEKELKQRSEVRLLYQQALQRLPLCATLWKDRLLFEAAEGGGKTDRLRKLVDKCQEVGVSLNEPLNLGSC; encoded by the exons ATGGATTTAAAACCGAGCAATCTGTCTCCGAGAGAAGAAGGGGAGCTCGAAGACGGAGAGATATGCGATGATGAAACCGAGGAAAAGGTGCTTGTACAGCAGGGATTAAGGCCTAGTAGTAGAACGATCCCTAACTCACAACGTACACGAAAATCGAAGCAAAAACCTCACATGTTACCTTCGCTTATACCACAGGATTTTCGACTATTAATGCCATACAACCGCGGACCTCACTTGCACAGTCCCTTTCCCATAAATCACCGACAGCAAGGGGGACCGAGTGGACCAGACCGACCACCACCACCGGGACTACCGTTGGGGCCAGACCAGAGGCCACGCTCTAGCTTTTGGGAACGAAGTCATAGTGCCTTGGGAAGATTTAGACATCGGGGGAAGCCAAATGAAGGACACGGGGATTGGGACAGAGTAGGCTGGGGAGACTTGCTTGCTGGAGGAAGAGAACCTGGGAGACCTCCCCCGGGTCGTTATGGGTCCGGGGAGAATCACAACATCAGAGAATCTCCCACAAGAA AAAAAGTATTTGCGAGGAATCAGATGAGGAAACCAGTTCATAATGTTGCCAAAACCGAAAATGGGGTTGACGAGAGCTTTGAGGATTTGCTCTCGAAGTACAAGCAGATTCAGTTGGAGCTGGAATGTATTAGGAAAGAGGAAACAATGGCTCTCAAACCTGATGAGTCACCTTCCAAAGAGGCTGAAGTCTCAGTCAGTATTTCCAGAGTCGACCCAGTAGCCGACACAAACACTGTTCCCAGCGACGATGCAGCtgatgacacagagagagcggaGAAAAAGGCCTTCCAAGCCTTCCCCCTCAAGCCTCTCCGCCAGAAACTCCTTAAACCTGCCGAGTTGGATGCTCTTAAAACCAGACCATCAGAGCTGGAGATAAGGGATGGCGACCAGGAAGCTGAAAAGGAGAGTGTCGAGGAGACCGGAGTTGTGGAAGAGAAAGGCCCAATCGACCTCACTGCCAATTCAGAAG GTGAGGAAGgaaaagaagagggagaagatgacaagacaaacacaggcatGTGCTGCAGCGAATCAGACGACTCCCCTCCGTCCCCTGTCAAC CCCTGCGCTCCCCAGGTGAAGCTGAAGGGAAAGGGgaaggacgaggacgaggagctcTCGGAGCTGCAGCTGCGGCTGCTGGCCCTGCAGTCCGCCAGCAGGAAGTGGcaacagcaggagcagcaggtgATGAAGGAGAGCAAGGAGAGGATCGCCAAGGCCTCCCAGGAGAAGAGCGCCTCCCCCAGCGCCGGGCCTCCCGACCGGGGACGTGTTACCACGCGGTCAGCCTCTTCCGCTGCAGCTGAGAGGGCCAAGGCGCTGGCCAAGCCCCAGGAGAGGGCCAAGGTGCTGGCTAAGCCCCAGGAGAGGGCCaaggctggggccagggctCCAGGGGAGAGGGGTAAAGGTCCAGCCAAGCcccaggcagggaggaagggtgTCAACCCGGGGGACAAGGGTCCAG GGTCGGCTGCTAAGCAGGCCTTCAGGAAACAGCAACTGCATACCTGGaagctgcagcagcagagggaggtggaggagaagaggagggaggtggaggaggagaggagggaggtggaggaggagcggcggaggagagaggaggagatcaggAAGATCCGGGACCTGTCCAACCAGGATGAGCAGTACAACCGCTTCATGAAGCTGGTTGGGGGCAAGAGGCAGACCAGGAGCAAG TCTAAGGACAACGAGCGGAAGTCAGTGGGCAAACAGGGACTGGACACCTCAGGCAACCTGTACCAGTACGACAACTACGACGAGGTTGCCATGGATACTGACAGTGAGACCAATTCCCCAG TACCGTCCCCGGTACACAACCCATTTGCTGACAACGCTCTGTGCTTCCCCGTGCTCAATCCATTCACAATGGACTCTCCCGAATACAGAATG GACTCGGGCCAGCGTTTCCTGTCTGTCATCCCCGCGGCTgtgcccccacccccgcccccgccaGCCCCCCCGCTGGACGAGCACGACCAGCCCCCCAAGCCCCCGTTTgcggacgaggaagaggaggaggagatgttgCTCAGGGAGACATGCCTCATGTCCATGGCCAACAAGCGTGTCAATGCGCCAGAG gagacGTCCGACAGCGGGCCTCCGTCTCCTGTCCCCGCGCCCGCCTCCCTGCCACAGCCTGCCCCCCGGGGGAACCTGCAAACAGTGAGCCTGAACATCGCAAGTCTGAACGTCTTGACCCAGTCCCGCGGAAGCAAGTTCGCCCGCGGCCATCACGTCCCCAGAGTTCCACTGGTG cTCCCCAGACACAAAACCGTAGTGGTCCAGCTGAACAACTCTGACGACAGCGACTCAGACGAGCAGGAGGCGTCCAGCTCCACGCCCTCCGTGTTCGGAGGGCTGGAGTTCATGATCAAGGAGGCCCGCAGGACGGTGGAG GCTGCCAAGCCGAAAGCTGCTGCAGAGAAGGAGAACCACCCTGTGAGGGCTCCAGACAACCTCCCCGCCGCCAAGAAGGCCGAATACCGCCTGCTGAGAGAGGAGATAGCCAG TCGGGAGAAAAAGAAGACTCTGAAGGACCAGGGCGCCGTGGCGTCTCCGGCCGGGTCGGACTCTGAGGCGGACCTGGTTGCCAAGGCAGCCGCCGAGCTCTGCCTGAGCGAAGCAGAGGACAGGCTGAGCAAGCacag GGAGCTGCTCCAGAGAGACGAGGCCGTCCTgagacagctgctcctacaggagagcaggaagaaggAGTCTCTGAAGGCTGCGGAGGGCAAGGTTCTCAAGCTGAAGGAGCAGCTGCTGGCGTCTGAGAAGATCGTCAGCGCTAACCGGACCCTCCTCAAGAAGCTCCAGGAACAG GTGAACCGTGTGGAGCACCGTGTGCTGATTAAGAAGAACCACAGCGTCAGGCTGGAGCGGGAGCTAACCCAGGCCCAGGCGGCCACAGGCAGGGGGCAGAAACGCAGAGCTGACACCAGCATTCTCCAG CCCTGGAAGCTGCAGCGTGTGGACAGCTCTGGACGCTACCTGGCGGACCTCATCGCCCAGAAGCAGCGTCTGCAGCAGCTGGAGTCTGAGTACGCCCTGAAGATCCAGAAGCTGAAACAAGCCCAGGCCCTGCGGCACCGTGGCCTCGCCCCCGAGGCCCccgccctgccctccacccccccgcgcccccctacccctccacccccgcctccCAGCCCCTTCCCCGTGCCCCAGCCCTCTCGGCACGACCTCACCCAGGACAAGCTGACCCTGGACAGCGAGGACGCCGAGGACGGGAACGAGCCGGAACCTGCCGTGCCCTCCGGCGCCACCGGGGGAAGCCGCCGGCTTTCCTTCCCGGAGCCGGGCGCTTCCACCAAGCCCAAGCTGGAGCTGGCCGCCGGCTCGGCAGCGAAGGACGGGGCGGTGAAACCGACCAAGGCGACGGTCGGGTCCGGAGAGCCGTCGGAGCTGTTCCTGGGGCTGGACGTGGAGGCTCTCAGGCTGAAGCACCAACAGCAG GCCAGGCTGGGAGACCTGCTGCTGGGGGAGCTGAGGACcatggggggctgggaggagaggaacccTTCAGAGAAG GTGTTGGCGGTGGATGTTGAGGCCGTGATGCCGCAGACCGGTCGAGCGGAGCTCAAACCAGTTCCCTTTGGatcgtacagaagcccgctgcTGGTCTTCAGATCCTACAG ATTCAGTCCGTACTTCCGAACGAAGGAGAAGATGTCCCTCAGCTCGGTGACCCTCAGCAACACGATAGAGGCCAGGACGTGCTTCTGTCGCTTTGACCTGACGGGAACATGCAACGATGACGACTGCAAGTG GCAGCACATGAGGAACTGCACCTTTAGTGGGAACCAGCTGTTCCAGGATATCCTGTCCTACAAcctccctctgattggctgctcagACAGCAGCAACAATGATGAGATCTGCGCCGCAACAG AAAAGTACATAAAGAAACTCTTTGGGGCCAACAAAGACCGCATGGGGATGGACCAGAAAGCCGTCCTCCTAGTGAGCAAAGTGAACGAAAGCAAGCGACATA tCCCTCCCTTCACCACCTGTAAGGACACCAGGACGTGGAGGCCCCAGCCGTCCTGGAAGGCCAGCCCCAACACGGGGGACGACAGCGGGGACGAGGGCCTGGAGGGCTGCACTGCTGCCGTCAAATATG ACGATGTTTCCAAGACCCGCTTGCCCtcgctggatgtgtgtgtgttgcccgaGGACAAGCGCTACTTCACCAGCGAGACCGACGACATCTCCAACCTGGAGACCAGCGTCCTGGAGAGCCCTCGCGACACGCAGCTCTGGATCAAACTGGCCTTCAAGTACCTCAGCCAGAAAGACAC ATCGTCGTCGGAGTGTTTGGACGCAGCGTTGAACACGCTGTCCCGCGCTCTGGAGGACAACCGGGACAACCCTGAGATCTGGTGCCACTACCTGCGGCTGTTCTCCCGGCGTGGGGCCAGGGCGGAGGTGCAGGAGATGTGTGAGATGGCCGTGGAACACGCCGCCGACTTCCAAGTGTGGTGGACG TACCTGAGCCTGGAGAGCTCGTTCGAGGGGAAGGACTACGTGTGTGAGCGCCTGCTGAGGTTCCTGCTGGGCCAGGCGGCCAGCAGCCCGACAGACAAGCTGTCCTTCCTGCTGCTGGAGGCCCTGCTGTACAGGGTCCAGCTCAGCCTGTTCACGGGCCGCATGCAGAGCGCCCTGGCCTTCCTCCAG AGTGCTCTCAAGTCGGCCAACGGGAGGAGCATTGCGGACCACCTGATGGTCAGCGACCGCGCCCTGGCCTGGCTCTCCTACATCCACCTGACGGAGTTCGACAGCCTGCCGGCCAGCCTGTACGACCCGGCCGACTCCAACCCCTCCAGGCTGGTCAGCACAGAGCCCCTGATGCTGCCCTGGGTCACCCAGCAGGACATCAGCACGCCCCCAGACATCCTGGTCGCCCTGTTTCAAG ATGCTGTTCGGCAGTGCTCAGACGAGAGACTACCTCTGAAGGAGAGGACACTAGCCTGCTTGCCTCTCCACACCAACCTCATCACCCTCAACACTCTGCTggaacg CTATGAGAAGGGCGTGGAGCTATGTGAGTCCCTGCTGGTCCCGTGCCCTGAGTCCTGCGCCCTGCTGGACGCCCTGGCCAACCTCCACGTCCGCAGGGGCCACAGCGACGAGGCCGTGAGAGTGTGGCTCCGGGCCCTCGCCGAATGTCCGCACAACGCAGAGATCTTCTACCACGCCTGCAAGTTCCTCATCACCCAG GACAAGCCCGAGATCATCGAGCCTCTGTTCCGGGGGTTCGTTCTGTCCTTCTGCCAGAACGATGAGAGTGATCGGCAGCCCGCGGACGTGCTTCG GTTCATCCTGGGTGTTCCTACAGAGGACGTTCTCCGAAGCCCAGTCATCAAGAAGCAGCTTCAGGAGCAGATCACCCACCAGATGCCTTACCTCCACCTGGTGCACTG CTGTTGGCAGTGGGCTCATGGGGGCGTCGGGGTGGCGGTGGACGCCTTCGAGAGCGCTCTGGGCTCCGTCATGCAGCTGGATGTTCTCCACAAGCTCTGGATGGA TTATCTCGTCTTTACCAGCAGTAAGTTCCTGGGGTCCCAGGCCACGGGCCGGGAGTTCAGGATGTTTGCAGATCTCGTCCAGCGTTGCCTGGTTACGGTGCCGTCCAGACTGGAGGTTCCGTTCAGCTCAGCCCGCTACTGGAGCTGCTTCGCGTTCCACAACAAG GTGGTGTCTCTCTACCTCAGCTGCCTGCCAGGGTCCCAGCACCCCCTGGTTCTGGAGAGGCTGCGCTACACCAtgcccaccaacacacacctggccctcag GTTGCTGCACCAGGAGTGGATGGACGGGAACGTGGAACATCTGAAGTTCCAGGCGAGAACGTTGAGCGCCAGCATTCCCAACTGTCTGGCCAACTGGAAAAT AGCCATCACTGTGGAGAAGGAGCTCAAGCAGAGATCTGAG GTGCGACTTCTCTATCAGCAAGCCCTGCAAAGGCTCCCTCTGTGCGCCACCTTGTGGAAAGAT cgTCTGCTGTTTGAggctgcagagggaggaggtaaaACTGATAGACTGAGGAAGCTTGTTGACAAGTGTCAAGAGGTGGGAGTGAGTCTAAATGAGCCCCTAAATTTAGGCTCGTGCTAA